The following DNA comes from Halobacillus litoralis.
TACGAAACGGACGGGGCGATTGAACATTTGCTTCGTGTGACCTCAGGGCTTGATTCCATGGTTCTTGGAGAGACGCAGATTTTAGGACAGATGAAACAATCTTTTCTCCGTGCTCAAGAAGCGGGTTCCACAGGTACGATTTTCAATCAATTGTTCAAACAATCGGTTACAATGGCAAAGAAAGCCCATAAAGAAACGGAGATTGGAGATAATGCGGTTTCTGTAAGCTATGCAGCTGTAGAGTTAGCTCGCAAAATTTTCGGAGATTTAGTCCACAAGCATATCGTAATTCTTGGGGCTGGAAAGATGGGGGAGCTTGCTGCTAAAAACCTGCATGGTTCAGGTGTGCGGAAAGTTTCTGTCGTGAATCGTACGTTGACCAAAGCCCAACAGGTAGCAGACCAGTTCAGTGGAGACGCCAGAACAATGGACGAGTTGGAAGATGTTTTAAGAGATGCTGATATTGTCATTAGTTCCACTGGAGCCTCGGAATATGTTATCACACGGGAGCTGATGGAACCGATTCACCGTAAACGAAAAGGGAAGCCTTTATTCTTCGTGGATATAGCTGTTCCCAGGGATTTGGATCCAGCAATGGAAACACTCGAAAGTGTCTTTTTATATGATATCGATGACCTGCAGGGAATCGTCGATGCGAATTTAGCTTTACGTAAACAGGCAGCAGAAGAGATTGAAGTCATGATTGAAGCGGAAATCGTTGAATTCAAACAATGGCTGCAAACTATCGGTGTTGTTCCTGTCATATCAGCTTTGAGATCAAAAGCTTTAGGTATTCAAAATGAAACGATGAAGAGTATTGAACGTAAAATGCCTGACTTATCTGACCGTGAACGGAAAGTACTCAATAAACATACGAAAAGCATTATTAACCAAATGTTGAAAGAACCGATTTCTCAGGCTAAGGAGCTGGCGGCCCAGCCTGACTCAGAAGAGTCCTTGCGCTTATTTACTCAGATTTTCGGTATTGAAGAACAAGTTGAAAAAGAGGTAGAAGAACAGGAAAAGAAGAGCAACGTGACAGTGAAACACAGTTCAGAGGCAAGTGAACCTATTTCGATCATCAACCCCATGGTCAATTCATAAGGGTGGACATGTAAATGCTTGAATTCAAATGGGTTTATGAACTCATTCTATTCCTCTACGGGCTCAGTCTAATTGGATACTTCATCGACTTTGTACAAAATAACCGGAAGGCTAATATCGCTGCCTTCTGGTTACTTAGTATGGTCTGGATTTTACAAACGTTTTTCCTGTTATCTCAAGTGTTCATTAAAGAAAATTTTCCGATTATGACGGTTTATGACG
Coding sequences within:
- the hemA gene encoding glutamyl-tRNA reductase, translated to MHILAVGLNYRTAPVEIREKLTFSEGRLEEAMSQLNTQKSVLENVIISTCNRTEIYAVVDQLHTGRYYIKQFLADWFNVEKNQFSPFLSIYETDGAIEHLLRVTSGLDSMVLGETQILGQMKQSFLRAQEAGSTGTIFNQLFKQSVTMAKKAHKETEIGDNAVSVSYAAVELARKIFGDLVHKHIVILGAGKMGELAAKNLHGSGVRKVSVVNRTLTKAQQVADQFSGDARTMDELEDVLRDADIVISSTGASEYVITRELMEPIHRKRKGKPLFFVDIAVPRDLDPAMETLESVFLYDIDDLQGIVDANLALRKQAAEEIEVMIEAEIVEFKQWLQTIGVVPVISALRSKALGIQNETMKSIERKMPDLSDRERKVLNKHTKSIINQMLKEPISQAKELAAQPDSEESLRLFTQIFGIEEQVEKEVEEQEKKSNVTVKHSSEASEPISIINPMVNS